In Parasphingorhabdus halotolerans, a single window of DNA contains:
- a CDS encoding flavin-containing monooxygenase — MATQIAEKSISTPESVDVLIVGAGISGIGMAVHLRDKCPNKSFAIVERRDDIGGTWNLFQYPGIRSDSDMHTLGYKFEPWTEQKSIADGPSIINYLHRIKNKNDLEKHIHFGHKVLSASWSSEDARWSVVAEKADGSTVTMHANFLYMGAGYYDYDNPYDAQIEGLANFEGEVVHPQFWPKDLDYAGKKVVIIGSGATAVTIVPVLAEKAAHVTMLQRTPTWYASAPSKDWIANTLRKIMPDKWAYRITRFKNVKMQDITFKMARDKPDKIIKKLEKPMKRELGDKYVKEDYTPPYGPWEQRLCLVPDGDMFKAIAAGTADLKTGHIATVTASSITLKSGEILDADIIVTATGLKLAVAGKVKFKVDGKPVQWPDHYYYKGCMFSDIPNMAIVFGYLNASWTLKADIVSEYACRVLNHMDATSTRIANPVLGDKELEQEELFDFSSGYITRSLSELPRNSTAMPWKLNQDYLFDKNVLLKEAVDDGVMQFYGPNSVGAEIQENETLEAAE; from the coding sequence ATGGCTACACAGATCGCGGAAAAGAGCATTTCAACGCCAGAATCAGTCGACGTCCTAATCGTCGGAGCCGGAATATCCGGTATTGGCATGGCAGTTCATCTGCGCGACAAATGTCCGAACAAAAGTTTTGCAATTGTCGAACGCCGCGATGATATTGGCGGTACATGGAACCTGTTCCAATATCCCGGCATACGTTCCGACAGCGATATGCATACGCTGGGTTATAAATTTGAACCGTGGACCGAGCAAAAGTCGATTGCCGACGGCCCCTCGATCATCAACTATCTCCACCGGATCAAGAATAAAAATGATCTGGAGAAGCACATCCATTTTGGCCACAAGGTGCTCTCCGCCAGCTGGTCGAGCGAAGATGCGCGCTGGAGCGTGGTCGCCGAGAAGGCGGACGGCTCGACCGTCACCATGCACGCCAACTTCCTCTATATGGGCGCGGGATACTATGATTATGACAACCCCTATGACGCGCAGATAGAGGGGCTGGCCAATTTCGAGGGCGAGGTGGTGCATCCGCAATTCTGGCCCAAAGACCTGGATTATGCCGGCAAGAAAGTGGTGATTATCGGCAGCGGTGCGACGGCGGTGACCATTGTACCGGTGCTGGCTGAGAAGGCCGCTCATGTGACGATGCTGCAGCGCACGCCGACCTGGTATGCCTCCGCTCCGTCGAAAGACTGGATCGCCAACACATTGCGAAAGATCATGCCCGATAAATGGGCCTATCGCATTACCCGGTTCAAGAATGTGAAGATGCAGGACATCACTTTTAAAATGGCGCGGGACAAGCCGGACAAGATCATCAAAAAGCTCGAAAAGCCGATGAAACGGGAGCTGGGCGACAAATATGTGAAGGAAGATTATACGCCGCCCTACGGCCCGTGGGAGCAGCGGCTTTGTCTGGTGCCCGATGGCGATATGTTCAAGGCAATTGCGGCGGGCACGGCCGATCTGAAAACCGGGCATATTGCAACGGTGACCGCAAGCAGCATCACCCTGAAATCCGGTGAGATACTGGACGCGGATATTATCGTGACCGCGACGGGGCTCAAGCTGGCGGTGGCCGGCAAGGTGAAGTTCAAGGTTGACGGCAAACCGGTCCAATGGCCCGATCATTACTATTACAAGGGCTGCATGTTCTCTGACATTCCCAATATGGCGATTGTGTTTGGCTATCTGAACGCCAGCTGGACGCTGAAAGCGGATATTGTGTCGGAATATGCCTGCCGGGTCCTCAATCATATGGACGCAACATCGACGCGGATCGCCAATCCGGTGCTGGGGGACAAAGAGCTGGAGCAGGAGGAATTGTTTGACTTTTCCTCCGGCTATATCACCCGCTCGCTGAGCGAACTGCCGCGCAACAGCACTGCGATGCCGTGGAAGCTCAATCAGGATTATCTGTTCGATAAAAATGTGCTGCTGAAGGAAGCTGTCGATGATGGCGTGATGCAATTTTATGGACCCAATAGTGTCGGCGCAGAAATCCAGGAGAACGAAACGCTGGAGGCGGCCGAGTAA
- a CDS encoding flavin-containing monooxygenase has protein sequence MDENIVDVLIVGAGLSGIGAAVHLSKRCPTKSVAIVEARAGLGGTWDLFKYPGIRSDSDMYTLGYNFKPWTARKAIADAPSIMRYLNETVDEYGLRGKIRFNSKVVDASWSSAEALWTVTLEHIDGSASVIRCNFLHMCSGYYSYQEGHNPDFPGKSDFAGQIVHPQFWPESLDYAGKKVVVIGSGATAVTLVPSMAKKAAHVTMLQRSPTYIVSLPGEDKWALRFRKILPSKAAYMLTRWKNVLWGLFTFNLARTKPGVFKKRLLDMVREEMGEGVDMTHFTPSYNPWDQRLCLVPDSDLFASIKSGEASIVTDHIEKFTKDGILLKSGKLLEADIIVTATGLKMLTGGSAAISVDGEPVVFGEKINYKGVMFSGVPNFGMTMGYTNASWTLKADLTSEYVCRLINFMDRNGTSIATPTLPSDGSIGTEPMLDFTSGYVQRAIKDLPKQGTRKPWRLNQNFPKDIINLRYKKVDDGEMVFSKAAPVISDDPQPVPDKQPVAA, from the coding sequence ATGGATGAAAATATTGTAGACGTGTTGATCGTTGGTGCTGGTTTATCCGGCATTGGCGCTGCTGTTCACCTTTCCAAAAGGTGCCCAACCAAAAGTGTTGCGATCGTAGAAGCGCGCGCCGGTTTGGGCGGAACGTGGGATTTGTTCAAATATCCCGGAATTCGCTCCGACAGCGACATGTATACACTGGGATATAATTTCAAACCGTGGACGGCACGAAAGGCTATCGCTGATGCCCCGTCGATCATGCGCTACCTTAATGAAACCGTCGACGAATATGGTTTGCGTGGCAAAATCCGCTTTAACAGCAAAGTTGTGGATGCAAGCTGGTCGAGCGCAGAGGCGTTATGGACCGTAACGTTAGAACACATAGATGGATCAGCCAGCGTCATCCGCTGTAATTTCCTTCATATGTGTTCAGGCTATTATAGCTATCAAGAAGGCCACAACCCAGATTTTCCGGGGAAATCGGATTTTGCGGGGCAAATTGTCCACCCCCAATTCTGGCCGGAAAGTCTCGACTATGCCGGAAAGAAGGTGGTGGTGATCGGCAGTGGTGCGACTGCCGTGACGCTGGTTCCGTCTATGGCCAAAAAAGCTGCGCACGTTACGATGCTCCAGCGCTCCCCCACCTATATTGTGTCGCTACCCGGCGAGGATAAATGGGCATTGCGGTTCAGAAAAATCTTGCCAAGCAAAGCTGCTTATATGCTGACGCGTTGGAAGAATGTGCTGTGGGGGCTGTTCACGTTCAATCTGGCGCGCACCAAACCCGGAGTTTTCAAAAAGAGATTGCTCGACATGGTGCGCGAGGAGATGGGCGAGGGTGTTGACATGACCCATTTTACGCCAAGCTATAACCCTTGGGACCAGCGGCTATGCCTCGTTCCCGACAGCGATTTATTTGCGTCGATCAAATCCGGCGAAGCATCCATTGTGACGGATCATATCGAGAAATTCACGAAAGACGGCATATTACTGAAATCCGGCAAGCTGCTGGAGGCCGATATCATTGTCACGGCCACCGGCTTGAAAATGCTGACCGGCGGCAGCGCTGCCATCAGTGTTGATGGTGAACCGGTCGTTTTCGGTGAAAAGATAAACTATAAAGGCGTCATGTTCTCAGGCGTTCCCAATTTCGGGATGACCATGGGCTACACCAATGCCAGTTGGACCTTGAAGGCAGATCTGACGAGCGAGTATGTCTGCCGATTGATTAACTTCATGGACAGGAACGGGACCTCAATTGCGACCCCGACGCTTCCTTCAGATGGGTCGATTGGTACGGAACCCATGCTTGATTTTACCTCGGGCTATGTCCAGCGGGCGATCAAGGATTTGCCCAAGCAGGGAACACGCAAGCCCTGGCGTCTCAACCAGAATTTTCCCAAGGACATCATTAACCTGCGCTACAAGAAAGTGGACGATGGCGAAATGGTCTTTTCAAAGGCTGCTCCCGTTATAAGTGACGACCCCCAGCCGGTGCCTGACAAACAGCCCGTGGCGGCATAA
- a CDS encoding leucyl aminopeptidase family protein — protein sequence MTDFKSLVEADKGQPARTIQILDVNIFEAWLKDQPENIRSIVRGYRFVANPESYLLLPCIGTKEISDKTEQGDFTLVAGVIDHKKLDPWALAKLGGRLPEGKYRLADTSARDALFGWMIPQHEFDQYKELPDRQGPSVLLVKDEISQVEEAVRQAEATALVRDMVNTPAADMGPDKLEEISQKLAEQHGGELIITRGDALEKGFPMIHGVGKAAMRQHAPRLIEIKWGKENHPKIAIVGKGVTFDTGGLSMKSPAGMLIMKKDMGGAAHAIALAKLIMEAKLPVQLHLLVPAVENSVDGTALRPGDILDSRKGLTVEVTNTDAEGRLVLGDALTLAGEEEPELIIDFATLTGAARVALGPDLPAMFCTDDDMAEGLLTAGETQDDPLWRMPLWKRYDYMLNSSIADCINSAAGSFGGCMTAALFLKKFAPDNVPWAHFDTYAWRPASKPGRPKGGEALGLRASWTYLKERYGS from the coding sequence ATGACCGACTTTAAATCATTGGTAGAAGCTGACAAAGGTCAGCCGGCGCGGACCATCCAGATATTGGATGTGAACATTTTTGAAGCATGGTTGAAAGACCAGCCAGAAAATATTCGCAGCATTGTTCGCGGTTATCGCTTTGTCGCCAATCCTGAATCCTATTTGTTGTTGCCTTGCATCGGCACGAAAGAAATATCCGACAAAACCGAGCAGGGTGATTTTACGCTTGTCGCAGGCGTGATTGATCACAAGAAACTTGATCCCTGGGCGCTTGCAAAGCTTGGCGGAAGGCTTCCCGAGGGCAAATATAGATTAGCAGACACCAGCGCCAGGGATGCGTTGTTCGGCTGGATGATCCCGCAGCATGAATTTGACCAATATAAAGAACTGCCCGACCGGCAAGGGCCCAGCGTGCTTCTCGTCAAAGATGAAATTTCGCAGGTTGAAGAGGCCGTGCGGCAGGCAGAAGCCACGGCTTTGGTGCGTGATATGGTCAATACTCCTGCTGCAGATATGGGACCGGACAAGCTGGAAGAAATATCGCAAAAGCTGGCCGAACAGCATGGCGGCGAGCTGATAATCACGCGCGGTGATGCGTTGGAAAAAGGCTTTCCGATGATTCACGGTGTTGGCAAGGCGGCGATGCGGCAACATGCGCCGCGTCTTATTGAGATAAAATGGGGCAAGGAAAACCATCCGAAAATCGCAATTGTCGGCAAGGGCGTAACGTTTGATACTGGCGGACTGTCGATGAAGTCACCAGCCGGCATGTTAATCATGAAAAAAGACATGGGCGGCGCTGCCCATGCGATTGCGCTGGCAAAGCTGATCATGGAGGCAAAACTGCCGGTGCAGTTGCATTTGTTGGTTCCAGCTGTTGAAAATTCGGTTGATGGCACCGCTCTTAGGCCTGGCGACATATTGGATAGCCGCAAGGGACTAACGGTCGAAGTTACCAATACCGATGCGGAAGGTCGTCTCGTGCTTGGTGATGCGCTCACGTTGGCCGGAGAAGAAGAGCCAGAGCTAATCATTGACTTTGCCACGCTTACCGGCGCGGCGCGTGTTGCCTTGGGTCCCGATCTTCCAGCCATGTTCTGTACTGACGATGATATGGCCGAAGGTTTGCTCACGGCTGGCGAAACGCAGGATGATCCGCTTTGGCGGATGCCGCTTTGGAAGCGCTATGACTATATGCTCAACAGTTCGATAGCGGATTGCATCAACAGCGCTGCGGGATCTTTTGGCGGTTGCATGACCGCAGCGCTTTTTTTGAAGAAATTTGCTCCGGATAATGTGCCATGGGCCCATTTTGATACCTATGCGTGGCGACCCGCCAGCAAGCCTGGACGGCCAAAAGGCGGAGAGGCGCTCGGTTTGCGGGCGAGCTGGACTTATCTGAAAGAACGTTACGGCAGCTAG
- a CDS encoding NlpC/P60 family protein, whose translation MKVSKIAHAKFSLHGPEEAFDPRTTAHRGDLADISLAGKMFAPHYAEPLPMRCSAPKAMLRKNGGKNYEAISELLHGEDFRLLDVAGDWAWGYCEHDQYVGYVPVHALQHARKTPEPTHLISARAALIFVEPDIKSGVMKRLPMGARLACGDASECGKFLKTGKGFVHVRHVQQIGAKLVFDGATGTAALAEQLVGAPYLWGGRSGDGLDCSGLVQTILALTGTPAPRDSDQQMAQLGNDIPDGEELRRGDLVFFRNHVGIMANPDQLIHANSFWMQVSVEPLANVVTRFSENDDQPVLARKRLS comes from the coding sequence ATGAAGGTCAGCAAAATCGCGCATGCGAAATTTTCGCTGCATGGACCGGAGGAGGCTTTTGATCCCCGGACGACTGCACATCGCGGCGATTTGGCAGATATATCGCTGGCCGGAAAAATGTTCGCTCCACATTACGCAGAACCTTTGCCGATGCGCTGTTCCGCGCCCAAAGCAATGTTACGCAAAAATGGCGGCAAAAATTATGAAGCGATTTCGGAATTGTTGCACGGCGAAGACTTTAGGCTGCTGGATGTCGCCGGAGATTGGGCATGGGGCTATTGCGAACATGATCAATATGTCGGCTACGTGCCCGTCCACGCTTTGCAGCATGCGCGCAAAACACCGGAGCCAACGCACCTGATTTCCGCGCGCGCGGCTTTGATTTTTGTCGAACCGGATATTAAGTCCGGGGTGATGAAGCGCTTGCCGATGGGCGCGCGTCTCGCTTGCGGCGACGCCAGTGAATGCGGGAAGTTTTTGAAAACGGGTAAAGGTTTTGTGCACGTTCGCCATGTTCAACAAATCGGCGCGAAACTGGTGTTTGACGGCGCAACCGGCACAGCTGCGCTTGCCGAGCAACTGGTAGGTGCGCCTTATCTTTGGGGTGGCCGCAGCGGAGACGGGCTCGATTGCTCCGGCCTGGTTCAAACGATATTGGCCCTCACCGGAACACCTGCCCCGCGCGATAGCGATCAGCAAATGGCGCAATTGGGCAACGACATTCCCGATGGAGAAGAATTGCGGCGTGGTGATCTTGTCTTTTTCCGGAATCATGTCGGGATCATGGCCAATCCAGATCAATTGATTCATGCCAACTCTTTTTGGATGCAGGTTTCAGTTGAACCTCTGGCTAACGTTGTAACCCGTTTTTCCGAGAATGACGACCAACCGGTTCTGGCACGTAAGCGGCTGAGTTGA
- the argC gene encoding N-acetyl-gamma-glutamyl-phosphate reductase, producing the protein MTSNVFIDGGVGTTGLEIRDRLNDRAEFALVSLEEDKRKVLAARSEAINSADFVILCLPDEAAKEAVSLIENPATRVIDASSAHRTAPDWVFGFAEFRKGQREKITEARFVSNPGCYPTGFLGLVAPLVASGLLPVDWPYSVNAVSGYSGGGKDLIARFADESNIGARSYGLNLQHKHMPEMKRHAGLAHDVVFAPMVVRAYRGMLVEVPLNLAAMGVGAGAGDLIAALEGHYRDSKIVSVTDGDGINELLLSENDPPTDRLELFVFANDQGDQVRLVARLDNLGKGAAGNAVQCLNLMAGLDETAGLRL; encoded by the coding sequence ATGACTTCCAACGTATTCATAGATGGCGGCGTCGGTACGACAGGCCTCGAAATCCGTGATCGGTTAAATGATCGGGCGGAATTTGCACTGGTATCCTTGGAAGAAGACAAGCGGAAAGTTCTGGCGGCTCGAAGCGAGGCCATTAATAGCGCTGATTTTGTAATATTATGTTTGCCCGATGAGGCCGCCAAAGAAGCGGTTTCACTGATTGAAAACCCAGCGACCCGGGTCATTGATGCGTCCTCCGCGCATCGCACGGCACCGGATTGGGTGTTTGGCTTTGCCGAGTTTCGCAAAGGCCAGCGCGAGAAGATTACCGAGGCGCGATTTGTTTCCAATCCCGGTTGCTATCCAACAGGTTTTCTTGGGCTTGTCGCGCCGCTTGTTGCAAGCGGCCTGCTACCGGTAGACTGGCCGTATTCGGTCAATGCGGTATCCGGCTATTCCGGTGGCGGTAAGGATTTGATTGCACGCTTTGCGGATGAATCGAATATCGGCGCGCGCAGTTACGGGCTGAACTTGCAGCACAAGCACATGCCCGAGATGAAACGGCACGCGGGGCTTGCGCATGATGTGGTATTTGCTCCGATGGTTGTCCGTGCTTATCGCGGAATGCTCGTTGAAGTACCGCTTAATCTAGCCGCCATGGGTGTTGGCGCTGGAGCCGGTGATCTGATTGCCGCACTGGAAGGCCACTATCGCGATTCCAAAATCGTAAGCGTCACAGACGGCGATGGCATCAACGAACTGCTGCTCAGTGAAAATGATCCACCGACGGACCGGTTGGAGCTCTTTGTTTTTGCCAATGACCAAGGGGATCAGGTCAGGCTTGTCGCAAGATTGGACAATCTGGGCAAAGGTGCCGCTGGCAACGCCGTTCAGTGCCTTAACCTTATGGCCGGTTTGGACGAAACAGCAGGGTTGCGACTTTAA
- the lepB gene encoding signal peptidase I — protein MDKETEDKNMALEQTDGGPISVETGEAEKEKTDWIGEIKSISLLLLAVLAFHSLVAKPFYIPSVSMMPGLLVGDRLIVSKYAYGWSWVSPTFHILPRLQGRLFGSLPERGDVVILTPKDQSSDYIKRVIGLPGDTIELRGGQVFLNNVAVEQEVQPDLAIPVDANSPCGDNEFPGMRTTDAKGTMVCNVPILRETLPNGVSYDVIDMGQRYDVDEIEPVVVPEGHVYLMGDNRDQSADSRVSSALGGLGGPIPWENVGGRAEFITFSLDGSTGWNPLSWIGSFRSGRAGTSLRPARNELKPVSAAKPSPATAN, from the coding sequence ATGGATAAAGAAACCGAAGATAAAAATATGGCGCTAGAACAAACAGATGGAGGCCCTATCTCCGTGGAAACCGGTGAAGCCGAAAAGGAAAAAACCGACTGGATCGGCGAGATCAAAAGCATTAGCCTTCTCCTTCTTGCCGTTCTTGCTTTTCACAGCCTGGTCGCCAAACCATTTTATATTCCATCCGTCTCGATGATGCCCGGCCTGCTCGTGGGTGACCGGCTTATTGTGAGCAAATATGCCTATGGCTGGTCGTGGGTGTCGCCAACCTTCCACATATTGCCACGTCTACAAGGTCGCCTTTTTGGCTCTCTTCCAGAGCGGGGAGATGTCGTCATCCTCACTCCCAAGGACCAAAGCAGCGATTATATCAAGCGCGTTATCGGCTTACCCGGCGACACAATCGAACTGCGCGGCGGTCAGGTTTTTCTGAACAATGTTGCCGTCGAACAGGAAGTCCAGCCCGACCTCGCAATCCCGGTTGATGCAAATTCCCCCTGCGGAGACAATGAATTTCCCGGTATGCGCACCACGGATGCCAAAGGCACGATGGTTTGCAATGTCCCGATTTTGCGCGAAACGCTACCCAATGGCGTGAGCTATGACGTTATCGATATGGGGCAACGCTATGATGTTGACGAAATCGAACCGGTCGTTGTGCCCGAGGGTCATGTTTACCTCATGGGCGACAATCGTGATCAATCCGCCGATAGCCGTGTTTCAAGCGCATTGGGCGGTCTTGGCGGGCCGATCCCCTGGGAGAATGTCGGCGGCCGCGCAGAGTTTATCACTTTCTCGCTCGATGGTTCAACAGGCTGGAACCCGTTGTCGTGGATCGGTTCGTTTCGCAGCGGGAGGGCGGGAACAAGCCTGCGTCCGGCGCGCAATGAATTGAAGCCAGTCAGTGCCGCAAAACCTTCTCCTGCCACAGCAAATTAG
- the acpS gene encoding holo-ACP synthase, whose amino-acid sequence MIIGLGSDLCNIERIQNSLDRFGERFEKRVFTEVERAKAERRPFTKAGTYAKRFAAKEAYSKAVGTGFKAGVFMKDIGVVNAKSGAPTLALTGGAKKRLDAITPEGYSATVHLTLTDDHPWAQAFVIIEAAPLREKGVLNG is encoded by the coding sequence ATGATCATCGGCCTAGGCTCTGACCTCTGCAATATTGAGCGCATCCAGAATTCGCTCGACCGCTTTGGCGAGCGATTTGAAAAGCGCGTATTCACCGAAGTGGAACGCGCCAAGGCGGAGCGCCGGCCGTTCACCAAAGCGGGCACTTATGCCAAGCGCTTTGCCGCCAAGGAAGCCTATTCCAAAGCCGTAGGCACCGGTTTCAAAGCCGGTGTGTTCATGAAGGATATCGGGGTGGTCAATGCCAAAAGCGGCGCGCCGACGCTGGCCTTAACAGGCGGCGCGAAAAAACGGCTCGACGCGATTACGCCAGAGGGATATAGCGCCACCGTTCATCTCACACTCACTGACGATCATCCATGGGCCCAGGCATTCGTGATTATCGAAGCGGCTCCTTTGAGAGAAAAGGGCGTATTGAACGGATAA
- a CDS encoding pyridoxine 5'-phosphate synthase gives MSKKLRLGVNIDHVATIRNARGGDHPEPIRAALIAAEAGADGITAHLREDRRHIRDDDLSVLMDQLSIPLNLEMAATDEMLDIALRHKPHAACIVPENRAERTTEGGLDAAGQHNRLTDFVGQLRNANIRVSLFIEPNPRQIEAAIHLGAPVVEFHTGHYAHATGAEREAELRRISDAAALAAKNGIEPHAGHGLTFDNVMPIAAIPQLAELNIGHFLIGEAIFGGLDASIRQMRALMDEAR, from the coding sequence ATGAGCAAAAAACTCCGCCTTGGCGTGAACATCGATCACGTTGCCACCATTCGAAACGCGCGCGGCGGCGATCATCCGGAACCGATCCGCGCGGCCCTGATTGCCGCCGAAGCAGGTGCTGATGGCATCACTGCGCATTTGCGTGAAGACCGGCGCCATATTCGCGATGATGATCTTTCTGTTCTGATGGACCAGCTCAGCATTCCGCTGAATCTCGAAATGGCCGCGACGGACGAAATGCTGGATATCGCGCTGCGCCACAAACCGCATGCTGCGTGCATCGTTCCGGAGAACCGCGCAGAACGCACCACCGAAGGCGGGTTGGATGCGGCAGGGCAACATAACCGTCTGACCGATTTTGTCGGGCAATTGCGCAATGCGAATATCCGGGTCAGCCTGTTTATCGAACCGAACCCAAGGCAGATCGAAGCGGCCATCCATCTCGGCGCGCCAGTTGTCGAGTTCCACACCGGCCATTATGCACATGCTACCGGGGCAGAGCGGGAAGCGGAGTTGCGCCGGATCAGTGACGCGGCAGCGCTAGCTGCAAAGAACGGCATCGAGCCGCATGCCGGCCATGGCCTGACTTTTGACAATGTCATGCCGATTGCCGCAATCCCCCAACTGGCTGAGCTCAATATCGGCCATTTTCTGATCGGTGAGGCAATTTTTGGCGGACTGGATGCCAGCATCCGGCAAATGCGCGCGTTGATGGATGAAGCGCGGTGA
- the pyrE gene encoding orotate phosphoribosyltransferase, producing the protein MNENEVLAEFRASNALLEGHFILSSGRHSPVFLQKMRVFQYPERTERLCRALADAITAKFGKVDLIISPAMGGILPGYETARALGCRAVFVEREEGEFKLRRGFEVSEGERVVMVEDIVTTGLSSRECLATIRSYPCELLGAACLIDRSNGKADVGVPLVSLVQLDAPDYAADDLPPALAAIPATKPGSRDLKA; encoded by the coding sequence TTGAACGAGAATGAAGTTTTAGCAGAGTTTAGAGCCAGCAATGCCTTGCTTGAAGGACATTTCATTTTGTCATCCGGACGCCACTCACCGGTATTTCTGCAAAAGATGCGGGTCTTCCAATATCCCGAACGGACCGAACGCTTATGCCGCGCGCTGGCAGATGCGATTACTGCAAAATTCGGCAAAGTCGATCTGATTATTTCGCCGGCAATGGGCGGTATATTGCCCGGCTATGAAACAGCTCGGGCATTGGGATGTCGTGCTGTTTTCGTTGAACGCGAAGAAGGTGAGTTCAAGTTGCGACGCGGGTTTGAAGTGTCTGAAGGCGAACGGGTCGTAATGGTGGAAGATATTGTAACGACCGGACTTTCATCGCGCGAATGTCTGGCGACGATCCGCTCCTACCCTTGCGAATTATTGGGCGCGGCCTGTTTGATTGATCGGTCCAATGGCAAGGCGGACGTAGGAGTGCCTCTGGTTTCTTTAGTGCAACTCGATGCGCCCGATTATGCGGCTGATGATTTACCGCCTGCCCTTGCCGCAATTCCGGCGACCAAACCGGGCAGTCGTGATCTAAAGGCATGA
- the coxB gene encoding cytochrome c oxidase subunit II yields MKHYVKAWIVALGLILAPAAVSAQEAQDVLPAAPGAEAAPTEAVVPGADATAPVAEAGAAEAAKPAGLDPELYTPMKPTPGIGMPVDGGIDFQEQFSETGKQAHWINNAILVPMMVFVSLFVLGLMLWVMVRYRRGANPEPSKTTHNTFIEIIWTVIPVLILLVIAVPSISLLAKQFEPAPEDALTVKVTGYQWYWGYSYPDNGDFEVISNMLSEEDAAARGEPHQLAADNRMVIPVGKPVKLLITAADVIHSFAIPAAWFKLDAVPGRINEKVLQIDREGVYYGQCSELCGARHGFMPITVEVLSQEKFDNWVRANGGKTKGEIAASSAAEAAAAKAANAEAAKTAAAAATEPAATAATDTPTDNAPADAAAATN; encoded by the coding sequence ATGAAGCATTATGTGAAAGCATGGATTGTGGCATTGGGCCTGATTCTCGCGCCGGCTGCAGTTTCCGCGCAGGAAGCCCAAGACGTATTGCCAGCAGCGCCGGGCGCAGAAGCTGCGCCAACAGAAGCAGTCGTGCCAGGAGCTGACGCAACCGCTCCGGTAGCAGAGGCCGGTGCAGCAGAGGCCGCTAAGCCAGCAGGTCTTGATCCCGAGCTTTACACACCGATGAAACCGACTCCGGGAATTGGCATGCCTGTTGATGGAGGTATCGACTTTCAGGAGCAGTTCAGTGAAACTGGCAAGCAAGCGCATTGGATCAACAATGCCATATTAGTGCCAATGATGGTTTTCGTTTCCTTGTTCGTACTTGGTCTTATGCTTTGGGTGATGGTGCGCTATCGCCGTGGTGCCAATCCTGAGCCTTCCAAAACCACACATAACACGTTCATCGAGATTATCTGGACGGTTATTCCCGTTTTGATTTTGCTGGTTATTGCCGTTCCTTCGATCAGCTTGCTTGCCAAACAGTTTGAGCCTGCGCCGGAAGACGCGCTTACCGTAAAAGTAACCGGGTACCAATGGTATTGGGGCTATTCTTACCCCGACAATGGCGATTTTGAAGTTATTTCAAACATGCTGTCCGAGGAAGATGCTGCTGCCCGTGGAGAACCCCATCAGTTGGCTGCGGACAATCGGATGGTCATTCCTGTCGGCAAGCCAGTCAAGCTGTTGATTACTGCTGCTGATGTTATTCACAGCTTTGCTATTCCGGCTGCATGGTTCAAGCTGGATGCAGTACCCGGTCGGATCAACGAGAAAGTACTCCAGATTGACCGCGAAGGGGTCTATTACGGTCAGTGCTCCGAACTTTGCGGCGCGCGGCACGGGTTTATGCCGATCACCGTTGAAGTTCTCTCGCAAGAAAAATTTGACAATTGGGTTCGCGCCAATGGCGGCAAGACCAAGGGCGAAATCGCCGCGAGTTCGGCGGCAGAGGCAGCAGCTGCAAAGGCGGCAAATGCAGAAGCTGCAAAAACCGCCGCTGCTGCGGCGACTGAACCTGCCGCTACTGCTGCTACCGACACACCAACAGATAATGCGCCTGCCGATGCAGCCGCCGCTACCAACTAG